The Lycium barbarum isolate Lr01 chromosome 4, ASM1917538v2, whole genome shotgun sequence nucleotide sequence CTATGGGAGTTCCCATTTTGCTTTTTTCTTGAAAGGCTAAATCCATTTATGAAGTTTGCTCCGGCTATCATCTTGTTATAGTTTGAACAGGCCTAAAGTTATTCATACTAAGATCTAAATCCACAAAATTCATTTGGTCCTTGATCGGCTGCATGGAAACAAAATTGCTAATGgaactgcaaaaaaaaaaaaaaaaaaaaaccgtgaTTTCTTCCAATTCTATAAGCCACTGTTCAGTTTATGTTCCTTTCCTGACTCCTTAAAAGAGCTTGTGAGATAGAGGGAACAAATGAAGTGCAGGTGAGAAAGAGAAAGTTCCATTAGAAAAGGATGGAGAAGGATGATTTTAGAAAACTTAAAGGGTATTCTtggttaaataaaataaaataaggatGTAATGAAAGTTTGGGCAAACAATAGGATGATATTGGTTAAAATTCCAACTTAAAGAATTAATTTGGAGCTAGTATAAAAACAGAGGGACCATTTGTGTGAGAATAAAAGGATACAATCCCAATCCCCAAACCACCGGCAGTGtgtaagataagaaagaaagaaagaaagatgcCGGTATTCAAAACGCCGTTTAACGGTTACTCCGTGAAATTCAGCCCCTTTTACGAAAACCGACTGGCTGTGGCGACGGCGCAGAATTTCGGGATCCTTGGTAACGGGAGAGTTCACATTCTTGAGCTCACTCCAAACGGACCAATTTCGGAGCTTGCCTCGTTTGACACGGCTGATGGTGTTTACGATGTTTGCTGGTCCGAAGCTCACGATTCCCTCGTAATCGCTGCAAGTGGTGATGGTTCTGTCAAACTCTACGACCTTTCTTTGCCTCCCACCAATAACCCCATTCGTTCTTTTAAGGAACATACACGAGAAGTTCACTCTGTAGACTATAATACCGTCAGAAAAGACTCCTTCTTATCAGCCTCTTGGGATGATACTGTCAAGCTATGGACAGTCGATAGAAATGCTAGTGTTAGGACTTTTAAGGAGCATGCTTATTGTGTCTATTCCGCTGCTTGGAATCCAAGACATGCTGATATCTTTGCTTCTGCTTCTGGGGATTGTACTACTCGCATCTGGGATGTTCGCGAACCAGGTAAGGAAAATCGTTAATTTTATTCAAATGTTATTTGTTTTCCTTGCTAGGGTTGACTTGTTTTCTGGTTTTCTTTTATTTGTTGTATCACCTAGAAAAGGGGGCAGTTTTTTATCTCGTGCTTGCTTGTTTTGCGAGACCAATTTGGTTGGCTAACCTGTAACTTTCACCTTTTTAATGGGGTTCAATTCCCCACCTTATAATCCCTACTATGTGTAGTAAAAAAGCTATTTTTGGTTTTAAAGGTATGGGGATGTATTCCGCCTTGAGAGTAATAATAATGACCACGATATTCATTAAAGTGATTTTGTTCCATAATTGGTAGAGAAAAACTAGTTCAGTTATTGCAAGATCATAACTTTGAGTGCTGAGGTTTGTAAAGAAGTTGATGGAACTACACATTTTAATCATTATAATTTCATTCATGATTTGTGAAGGGTCTACCATGATTCTTCCTGCACACGAGTTTGAAATCCTGGCATGTGACTGGAATAAGTACGATGATTGTATCATTGCAACCGCATCAGTTGATAAGTCAATCAAGGTTTGGGATATTAGGAATTATAGAGTGCCAATAGCAGTGCTTAATGGGCATGGATATGCAGTGAGGAAAGTGAGGTTTTCACCACATAGAGCGAGTGCGATGGTTTCTTGTTCATATGACATGACCGTTTGCATGTGGGATTACATGGTGGAAGATGCACTTATTGGGAGGTATGATCATCACACAGAGTTTGCTGTTGGAGTTGATATTAGCGTTCTCGTTGAAGGTCTATTGGCTAGTACAGGATGGGATGAACTTGTTTATGTTTGGCAACATGGAATGGACCCTAGAGCTCCTTGATAAAGGGATGTcaaactttttcttctttttactcATGTACTTTATTTTAAAAGCAGAAGTGATAAACATATCTTTTTCAGTCTCTTATCATGTCTTCTGTTGAGGTTATAGAATAATTTGAAGTTTCGTTGTATTTAAGATTATGGTAAAACCTTGATGAATAACATTTACACCAAACAACTTTGATGTTTCAAAAAATATGCACTATATTCAATCCCTTTGGGTTCTTCTGCATTGCATTTTTGGAATGTCAGTTCCCTGAATTTGTTTAATATTATTCAGAATTTTATTAGGGGCAGTGGGTGAGGTAAGGGTTGAAAAGAAGGCAATATCCTTCTGATTGTCGTGATTTAGCTTGATTTGTGCGCAGGCATTTTTATTTAAATGCCTTCAACAATACTTTAGTGGAAGATGCATTCCTGATCAAGCACTTAAGACTCATTCTTGTTATTCATAGGTTCGTGTTAGTTCTTCTAAGATGTCTTGCTTACTTGAGGGATCATCATGTCATGGGGTCTATGTTATATTTAACAATGCATTTTGACGGAAGATAGACAACTAAATATGCTCAACTACACTCTGAAGGGTTAAAGGATAAAAAATAACCGATGTTCAAAATGACTTTTAATTGGGTTTTCAATTTTATGAGAAGTTGCATTGGCCGTCGAGTTATGGTCTTGATCTATGGTGTATGATTCATGAGACTATGGGTTGAGGGCTTGAGATCTACAGATTGTGAAATTTGAAGAATGATACCCTTTCCGTGAGCATGGAGATGGTCAGAGTTCTGCTGATGATTAACGTCCTAGTTGGTATGTACAAGTGTCATGAAAATTATGAGATGCTTCTTTGTAGATGGTGGTAAACCTTCTTCAATTTAGTTAACTGCAGTCCTCATAAAACTTCTCTTTTAATCTGACTGTAAATACTGTTTCCTGGTTACATTATCACTACTGGCACAGACTTGCAGGTTGTGTCTGGTAGCAGGCACATATGAACCTTGGAAAGTTTCAGGTATACGACATTGTACTATTACACTTATGTCTGCCTGATACTGGGACTTAGTAAAGGATTCGGGTTTCGCGTTTAGAGAAGGGCTAAGATAAGAAACTAGTATAA carries:
- the LOC132636443 gene encoding peroxisome biogenesis protein 7, encoding MPVFKTPFNGYSVKFSPFYENRLAVATAQNFGILGNGRVHILELTPNGPISELASFDTADGVYDVCWSEAHDSLVIAASGDGSVKLYDLSLPPTNNPIRSFKEHTREVHSVDYNTVRKDSFLSASWDDTVKLWTVDRNASVRTFKEHAYCVYSAAWNPRHADIFASASGDCTTRIWDVREPGSTMILPAHEFEILACDWNKYDDCIIATASVDKSIKVWDIRNYRVPIAVLNGHGYAVRKVRFSPHRASAMVSCSYDMTVCMWDYMVEDALIGRYDHHTEFAVGVDISVLVEGLLASTGWDELVYVWQHGMDPRAP